The Nitratidesulfovibrio sp. SRB-5 genomic sequence AGCGTGTACGTGGACGCCGCCGGATCGCCTTCGCCGGGCGGTGTCTACCGGCGCTACGAGGAGTGGATCAAGGCCCGCGAGAGCGACCTCTTCTCCATCGTGGGGGCCGATGGAGCGGCCTACGCCATGCGCCGGGAGTTCTACGTTCCGCTGGAGCCGGAATACATCAACGACCTTCTGCACCCCATGCAGGTGCTTATGCTGGGCGGGCGCGCCGTCAGTGAGCCGCGCGCCGTGGTGGAGGAAGAGGCGGATGACGCCGACGCCATCGTCGAGATGCGCCGCCAGACCCGGATCATGGCCCAATCCTGGCTCATCTGTCTTCGGATGCTGCCGGTACTGGTGCGCGAGGGGCATTGGGGATTTGCCTGGCAGGTGCTGTCGCACAAGGTGTTGCGCTGGGCCACGCTGCCCCTGCTGGCGGTGTGCGCGGCAAGCTCCCTCTTTCTGGCATCCCGGGGAGGGGCGTATGCGCTCGCAGCCCTGGCGATGGGAGGGGCAGGACTGGCGGCGCTGGCTGGCGCGTTGGGCCGGGGCGGGCTTGCCCGCACGGCGTGGCTGTTCGTCGTGCTGCATCTTGCGGCGGTCAACGGGTTGATCCGGTTGCTGCGCGGCCATGTCTTCGTGACGTGGACCCCGCGGGGCAGCTAGGACCACGGGAGGTATGCCATGACGAAGGCCAGGACCGTGGTGTCCTTGATCGGGCGGGGAACCCGCCTAGCCTGGAGGATGGGGCGCAAGGTGGTGCGCGCCATGCGCGCCGACCATTGCCCGTTGACGCTTCCCGCGTTCGCGTTCGTCAGGGGCGAGGGAGACATGGCCCGGTTGCACCGCGCCTGCCAGCGTTTCGGCACGGCCCGTTGCGTCACCGCGGCCTCGTGGGTGCGCGTGATGATCAGCACGTTGTCATGGCCGTGCAGTTCGCTGGCGTCCAGCATGCTCCACGCCGTGAGCCAGGGGGGCGACGTGGCGCGGCGATACCGCGTGCCCCGCTGGAAGCAGGTGTGCATGAGCTACGCGGCCGCAATGCGGCACAACATGAACACCAGGCTGTTCTACGGGTTCGACCTGTTCAGGGCGGATGCCCCGAGCCCCGGCAGCTTCATCATGCCGCATGAACTCCGGATCATCGCCGAAGTCCTGTCCTCGACCAGCATGGCGCCCGACATTTCCACGCGTATCGCCTTTCTCCAGCGTTGCGAGGAATTGGGCCTGCCGTGCGTTCCCGTCCTTGCCCGGTTCGGCACCGACGGCAAGGTGGCGTGGACCGATGGCGCTTCGCAGGCGGCCTGCGGCCGCGATCTCTACCTCAAGCCCGCCGACTGGAGCGAAGGCCCCTGCGGTGAACTGTGGCAGTGGCACGGAGGGCAGGGCGGCTGGCAGCGGCACGGCAACAAGGCCACGCTGGACGACATAGCGGAACGCGGGGTGGAACTGGCAGCCGGAAGGACCATGCTGTTGCAGCCGTTCGAGCCCGCGCATCCGACACTGCGTCCGCTCGGGCTGCTTGGTTCCTGCTCGGTGCGCTGCTTTACCCTTGCGGCCCTTGGGGGCGAGCCGCACTTCATCGCCGCGGCGATGCGGATTCCCGGCGGCTGGTGGCGGGCGGAGTGCGGTCCCGAGTTCGGGCTTACCGCGCGCGTCGTGAACCTGGAGACCGGGGAACTCGGCGATGCCGTGAAGCCTCGTTCTCCGCACCGCTGGAGGCGGCACCCGGAAACGGGCGAAGTGATCGCCGGGCTGCGCCTGCCGCTGTGGGACAGGGCCAAAAGCCTGGCCGCCGAAGCTCACCGCAGGATGCCCGACTACCCGGTCATGGCCTGGGACATCGTCATCGGTTCCAGCGAGTTGCGCCTGCTTGGCGGCAGCCCGGCCCCGGCCATCGACACAGCGCGTTTTCCGGCTGGTGAAGGGATGGACGACGAACGGTTCGCCAACTTCATCCTTGCCCATTGCGAAAGGCTGGGGGCGGTCGCTGCCGTTCACTAACCGCCGCGCCCCTTCCCGCGCCCCGTGTGCGGGGAGGGTGACGGCCGAGAAGGCATCATCCTGTGGAACTGGTCGCCATACATCTCCTGACGCTGGTGGGGTTCACGCGGATAGCGGAACTGTTCCCCGTGCTGGCGCCGTTGCAACTGGGCAAGATCGCCTTCGCGCTCGGTGGCGTGGTTCTGGCCGTCTGCCTGAGCCGCCACAGGGGGCCCGGGAGCCTTTTCGACCTGCCGCTCCTGAAGCCCGTGCTGCTGCTGTTTCTGCTCGCGGCATTGAGCGTGCCCCTCAGCGTATGGCGTTCGGGTGCGCTCGAAAGCTTCGAGGGGGTGGCCAAGACGATATTCATTTTCGCCGTGCTCTCCTTTGCCGGGGCCCGCACAGGGGGGAATTCCGTCCGGCTCGCGCTGTTGATCGGGGTGGTGGTGCTGGGCGGGATGATGATCGTGGAAAAGGGCTCGGGGCGCGCCTTCGTCAGCGCAACCTATGATGCCAATGACATAGCGCTCCTGTTCGCCATGTTCCTGCCCGTGCTTGGCGCGGAGGGAATGGCCCGGAGGGGCATCACGCGGCTCGTCGCCTGGGGCGGGGCGTGCATCGCACTGTTGGGCATGGCCATGACCCAGTCCCGCGGTGGGGTCGTGGCATTGGCCGTGGTCGCCCTGCAGATGGTGTTGTCATCGCGGCGCAGGGGGCTGCTGTTGCTGGCCCTGGGCCTGGCGGGCGCCATTTTCTACCTGAGCGCGGACGCGGCCTATTGGGACCGCTTCGCCCTCGTCGGCGATGCCAGCGACGACTACAACATGACTGCGGAAACCGGGCGCCTGCAACTGTGGAAAAGCGGCCTTTCGATGTTGCTGCGCAACCCGGTGCTTGGCGTTGGCGTGGGACAGTTCGCGGCGGCCAACTACACGTTCGGCAACGGCGCATACCTGACGGCGCACAACACGTACATTCAGGTGGCGACGGAAATGGGGGTGTTCGCGCTGTGGGTCTATGTCTGCCTGTTGCGCAGCATCATCGCGTTCGCACGGGAAGGCGCAACATCACCAGGCCTTGACGAGGCGGCGCGCATGCGCTGGCTGGGCGTGCGGTATGGCATTACCGCGTTCATGGTCGGGATTCTGTTCGTTTCGCAGGCGTTCGCCATATCGTTCTACGGCTTCATGGCCATGGTCTCGGCCATGCGGTCCGGGCAGCTGGCGCTTGATGTCCCGGCGGCCGTGCAGACCGAGCCGACATCGACCGCAAGCCCGCGGCGAGGCCGGAGGGGAAGCGAGACACGCATCCGGTCACTCCGGTCGCCGCTGCCGGACACCCGCTGGAACGGTTTGCCGCCGCTGCGCGGGGCAGGCAAGGCGGGGGAGGACGTATGAGCACGCTCGGTTACTTTGCCCGCAATTCCGTGATTCGCATCCTGTCCTTTGCGGTGGGGGTGGCGTTCGCCCTGCTTGTCACTCCGACGGTTGTGGGGGCCATGGGCAAGGCCCAGTACGGGGTGTGGGTGCTGGTGAGCTCCATCGTCTGCTATTTCCTGCTGCTGGAAGGCGGCGTGATGCAGGCGGTTTCGAAATATGCCGCGGCGGCACACGGCCGGAACGACCAGCAGGAGGTGGACCGGGTCTTCACGGTGGGCGTGGCCCTGCACGGGCTTTCCTGCCTCGTGTCGCTGCTGGTTACCGCCGCCCTCGTCTACGGCGCCGATTTCTTCGATGCCCGGCATGTTTCCCCCGGACGCCTGCGCTTGTGCCTGTTGATCTACAGCAGCTGCCTCGCGGCGATGTTCCTGTTTCGAAGCCACATGGGCATCATCATGGCCGAGATGCGCTGGACGCTGATCGCCGTGCTGGCCATGCTCCGCAGCACGGTCACCAGCCTGGTGGTGCTGTTCTCGATCAACGAATCGAACGGCCTGGAGCTGCTTTCCGCCGTGAACGGCGGCGGCTTTCTGCTGGAATCGCTGCTGTGCGTCCTGATCGTGAAAAGGCGCGGGAGCGCCCGCTTCCGTCCGCATCTGTTCAGCCGCGCCCTGGCCCGGGAGATGCTCGGCTACGGATGGGCCTTCACCGTGACCCAGATCGGCGAGTCCATGCGCTACCGGTCGCAGAACTACATCATTGCGTGGTTCATGGGCGTGCGCGAGGTGGCGGTGTTTTCCATCGCCATGCAGTTCGTGGGGTATTTCCTGAGCCTGATGCAGAGCGCGTTCGGGATCATGGTGCCTTACTTCAGCCGCCTTCAGGCCGATGGCGACGGCGAGGGTACCCGGGCGACCCTGCTGTTCTCCCTGCGGCTCAGCTACATGACCTCCTCCCTGATCGCGGCTTGTCTCATCTTCTACGGCAGGCCCTTCATCCTGCTTTGGCTCGGCGAGGGGTTTTCCCCTTCGTATGACGCGCTGGTGCCGTTGAGCCTGGGCGCGGCGCTTTCCCTGGGCATGCTGCCAGCCGACGGGTACCTGCTGGGAACAGCCACCCACCGGACCCTGGCGCGCTGCGCCATGGCCGAAGGCGTGCTGATCGTCCTGCTTTCGCTGCTGCT encodes the following:
- a CDS encoding glycosyltransferase family 2 protein; amino-acid sequence: MAMLFWCSSFLLVYAFAGFPLLLEAQVRLARRRGRAPVQAADNVRMPTVSVLLAVHNEEAVIERKIRNFQQLEYPEDRICLYVVSDGCTDATETLTERCGSPRVRLLRQTERGGKTRALNRAAAEADGEIFVFTDANAMFRPDCIRRLVERLADSSIGLVSGVSVYVDAAGSPSPGGVYRRYEEWIKARESDLFSIVGADGAAYAMRREFYVPLEPEYINDLLHPMQVLMLGGRAVSEPRAVVEEEADDADAIVEMRRQTRIMAQSWLICLRMLPVLVREGHWGFAWQVLSHKVLRWATLPLLAVCAASSLFLASRGGAYALAALAMGGAGLAALAGALGRGGLARTAWLFVVLHLAAVNGLIRLLRGHVFVTWTPRGS
- a CDS encoding lipopolysaccharide biosynthesis protein, which produces MSTLGYFARNSVIRILSFAVGVAFALLVTPTVVGAMGKAQYGVWVLVSSIVCYFLLLEGGVMQAVSKYAAAAHGRNDQQEVDRVFTVGVALHGLSCLVSLLVTAALVYGADFFDARHVSPGRLRLCLLIYSSCLAAMFLFRSHMGIIMAEMRWTLIAVLAMLRSTVTSLVVLFSINESNGLELLSAVNGGGFLLESLLCVLIVKRRGSARFRPHLFSRALAREMLGYGWAFTVTQIGESMRYRSQNYIIAWFMGVREVAVFSIAMQFVGYFLSLMQSAFGIMVPYFSRLQADGDGEGTRATLLFSLRLSYMTSSLIAACLIFYGRPFILLWLGEGFSPSYDALVPLSLGAALSLGMLPADGYLLGTATHRTLARCAMAEGVLIVLLSLLLVTPYGIVGVAWAYLLASALFRAGIVPWLVFTHAGMSLIVYLRLLAELGVTHVLPQVLCFLLIRDAFGPGYWQLLLCCCAQAGVAVGMQAALLRWGGKSPLFATAQGRAA
- a CDS encoding sugar-transfer associated ATP-grasp domain-containing protein, yielding MTKARTVVSLIGRGTRLAWRMGRKVVRAMRADHCPLTLPAFAFVRGEGDMARLHRACQRFGTARCVTAASWVRVMISTLSWPCSSLASSMLHAVSQGGDVARRYRVPRWKQVCMSYAAAMRHNMNTRLFYGFDLFRADAPSPGSFIMPHELRIIAEVLSSTSMAPDISTRIAFLQRCEELGLPCVPVLARFGTDGKVAWTDGASQAACGRDLYLKPADWSEGPCGELWQWHGGQGGWQRHGNKATLDDIAERGVELAAGRTMLLQPFEPAHPTLRPLGLLGSCSVRCFTLAALGGEPHFIAAAMRIPGGWWRAECGPEFGLTARVVNLETGELGDAVKPRSPHRWRRHPETGEVIAGLRLPLWDRAKSLAAEAHRRMPDYPVMAWDIVIGSSELRLLGGSPAPAIDTARFPAGEGMDDERFANFILAHCERLGAVAAVH
- a CDS encoding O-antigen ligase family protein — its product is MELVAIHLLTLVGFTRIAELFPVLAPLQLGKIAFALGGVVLAVCLSRHRGPGSLFDLPLLKPVLLLFLLAALSVPLSVWRSGALESFEGVAKTIFIFAVLSFAGARTGGNSVRLALLIGVVVLGGMMIVEKGSGRAFVSATYDANDIALLFAMFLPVLGAEGMARRGITRLVAWGGACIALLGMAMTQSRGGVVALAVVALQMVLSSRRRGLLLLALGLAGAIFYLSADAAYWDRFALVGDASDDYNMTAETGRLQLWKSGLSMLLRNPVLGVGVGQFAAANYTFGNGAYLTAHNTYIQVATEMGVFALWVYVCLLRSIIAFAREGATSPGLDEAARMRWLGVRYGITAFMVGILFVSQAFAISFYGFMAMVSAMRSGQLALDVPAAVQTEPTSTASPRRGRRGSETRIRSLRSPLPDTRWNGLPPLRGAGKAGEDV